In Scatophagus argus isolate fScaArg1 chromosome 7, fScaArg1.pri, whole genome shotgun sequence, a genomic segment contains:
- the cpt1b gene encoding carnitine O-palmitoyltransferase 1, muscle isoform isoform X1 — MAEAHQAVGFQFTVRPDGVDLKLSREVIRNIYLSGVTAWKKRAIQFKNGVLAGVYPASPSSWLIVVIAMMSSLYIRIDPSLGMIDAIKESLPHRDYMSVQTRAVLSAILFATGLWLFLIYLLRYTLKALLSYHGWIFESHGKMSTSTKVWLTLVKMFSGRRPLLYSFQASLPRLPVPRLEDTIHRYLESVRPLLDSEQYSQMETLANDFKNSEAVQLQRYLILKSWWATNYVSDWWEDYIYLRGRSPIMVNSNFYIMDLLYMTPTHRQAARAGNVVHAMLQYRRKLERGEHAPLRALGTVPMCSTQMERMFNTTRIPGIETDMVQHLTDRKHLLVYHKGRFFQVWLYTGGRHLLPSELETQFQRILNDTSEPQPGELKLAALTAGNRVPWARARMKYFSQGVNKVSLDAIESAAFFLALDEEPQGYDPAKMGSLDSYAKSLLHGKCYDRWFDKSFTLISYPNGKMGINAEHSWADAPIVGHMWEFVLATDCFHLGYTEEGHCKGDVNKGLPYPTRLQWQIPKECQDAINTSYLSAKQIADDVDFHGCLFTEFGKGLIKKCRTSPDAFIQLALQLAQFRDQRVFCLTYESSMTRMFRDGRTETVRSCTSEAVAFVRAMEDAGATNVQRLALFQKAADKHQNMYRLAMTGSGIDRHLFCLYIVSKYFGVDSPFLKKVLSEPWKLSTSQTPQQQLNLVDINKFPKYVGAGGGFGPVADDGYGVSYIIVGENLITFHISSKFSCPDTDSYRFGQHIRKAMLDIQALFKAEKKAVEHAKHVQMENGKKHI, encoded by the exons ATGGCTGAGGCGCATCAGGCGGTGGGCTTCCAGTTCACCGTGCGCCCAGATGGCGTGGACCTTAAATTGAGTCGAGAGGTCATCAGAAACATCTACCTGTCAGGAGTGACAGCCTGGAAGAAGCGAGCCATTCAGTTCAAG AATGGTGTGTTGGCTGGAGTCTATCCTGCCAGTCCATCAAGCTGGCTGATAGTTGTGATTGCCATGATGAGTTCATTATATATCCGCATAGACCCGTCTCTTGGCATGATTGACGCAATAAAGGAAAGCCTGCCGCATAG AGACTATATGTCAGTGCAGACCCGAGCAGTGCTGAGTGCCATCCTGTTTGCCACTGGCCTGTGGCTGTTCCTCATCTACCTCTTGAGATACACTCTCAAAGCTCTACTCTCCTACCATGGATGGATTTTTGAATCCCATGGGAAAATGAGCACATCAACTAAAGTGTGGTTG ACCCTAGTAAAGATGTTCTCTGGCCGAAGACCGCTGCTCTACAGTTTCCAAGCCTCCTTACCACGGCTCCCAGTGCCCAGGTTGGAAGATACAATTCACAGG TACCTTGAGTCAGTCCGTCCCCTGCTGGATAGTGAACAGTACAGCCAAATGGAGACTTTGGCCAATGACTTTAAAAATTCCGAAGCAGTCCAGCTGCAGAGATACCTAATCCTAAAATCCTGGTGGGCAACAAATTAT GTAAGTGATTGGTGGGAGGACTACATCTACCTCAGGGGCAGGAGTCCTATCATGGTGAACAGTAATTTCTATATAATG GACCTCTTGTACATGACCCCAACACATCGACAGGCTGCACGGGCAGGGAATGTGGTCCATGCCATGCTGCAGTACAGACGCAAACTGGAGCGTGGTGAACATGCACCG ctgAGGGCTTTGGGGACCGTTCCTATGTGTTCCACTCAAATGGAGAGGATGTTTAACACCACCCGCATCCCTGGGATTGAGACAG ATATGGTGCAGCACCTGACTGACCGTAAGCACCTGCTTGTCTACCACAAGGGCCGTTTCTTCCAAGTGTGGCTGTACACTGGAGGCCGCCACCTCTTACCCAGTGAACTTGAGACACAGTTTCAAAGGATCCTCAATGATACGTCAGAACCCCAGCCAGGAGAACTCAAATTAGCTGCCCTGACTGCAGGAAACAG aGTTCCATGGGCTCGGGCTCGGATGAAATATTTCTCCCAGGGAGTAaacaaagtgtccctggatgCCATTGAGTCAGCTGCCTTCTTCCTGGCACTAGATGAGGAGCCACAGGGTTATGACCCTGCAAAGATGGGTTCACTTGATAGTTATGCCAAGTCCCTTCTTCATGGAAAATGTTATGACAG GTGGTTTGACAAGTCTTTCACCTTGATCTCTTATCCAAATGGAAAAATGGGTATAAATGCTGAACATTCTTGGGCTGATGCACCAATTGTTGGACACATGTGGGAG TTTGTTCTTGCAACAGACTGCTTCCATCTTGGTTATACGGAGGAGGGACACTGTAAAGGGGATGTGAACAAAGGCCTGCCTTATCCCACTCGACTACAGTGGCAGATTCCAAAGGAG TGCCAAGACGCCATTAATACTTCTTACCTATCAGCCAAGCAGATAGCTGACGATGTGGACTTTCATGGCTGTTTGTTTACTGAGTTTGGAAAAGGATTGATCAAGAAGTGCAGAACCAGCCCAGATGCCTTTATTCAGCTGGCCTTGCAGCTGGCACAGTTCAGG GACCAGAGAGTGTTCTGCCTGACATACGAGTCATCAATGACTCGTATGTTCAGAGACGGTCGTACAGAGACAGTACGTTCTTGTACTTCTGAGGCTGTTGCATTCGTCAGAGCCATGGAGGACGCAGGTGCAACG AATGTCCAGAGACTTGCCCTATTTCAGAAGGCAGCAGATAAGCATCAGAACATGTATCGACTGGCAATGACTGGTTCTGGTATCGACCGCCACCTCTTCTGTCTCTACATTGTGTCCAAATACTTTGGTGTCGACTCACCATTTCTTAAAAAG GTGCTTTCAGAGCCCTGGAAGTTGTCTACCAGCCAGACTCCACAACAGCAGCTCAATTTAGTTGACATCAACAAATTCCCTAAATATGTGGGTGCTGGTGGTGGATTTGGCCCG GTGGCTGATGATGGTTATGGTGTGTCTTATATAATTGTTGGGGAAAACCTCATCACATTCCACATCTCCAGCAAATTCTCCTGCCCTGACACA GACTCATATCGGTTTGGTCAGCACATTCGGAAGGCCATGCTTGATATCCAAGCACTTTTCAAGGCAGAAAAGAAGGCGGTGGAGCATGCAAAGCATGTACAGATGGAGAACGGGAAAAAGCACATATGA
- the cpt1b gene encoding carnitine O-palmitoyltransferase 1, muscle isoform isoform X2, with product MSTSTKVWLTLVKMFSGRRPLLYSFQASLPRLPVPRLEDTIHRYLESVRPLLDSEQYSQMETLANDFKNSEAVQLQRYLILKSWWATNYVSDWWEDYIYLRGRSPIMVNSNFYIMDLLYMTPTHRQAARAGNVVHAMLQYRRKLERGEHAPLRALGTVPMCSTQMERMFNTTRIPGIETDMVQHLTDRKHLLVYHKGRFFQVWLYTGGRHLLPSELETQFQRILNDTSEPQPGELKLAALTAGNRVPWARARMKYFSQGVNKVSLDAIESAAFFLALDEEPQGYDPAKMGSLDSYAKSLLHGKCYDRWFDKSFTLISYPNGKMGINAEHSWADAPIVGHMWEFVLATDCFHLGYTEEGHCKGDVNKGLPYPTRLQWQIPKECQDAINTSYLSAKQIADDVDFHGCLFTEFGKGLIKKCRTSPDAFIQLALQLAQFRDQRVFCLTYESSMTRMFRDGRTETVRSCTSEAVAFVRAMEDAGATNVQRLALFQKAADKHQNMYRLAMTGSGIDRHLFCLYIVSKYFGVDSPFLKKVLSEPWKLSTSQTPQQQLNLVDINKFPKYVGAGGGFGPVADDGYGVSYIIVGENLITFHISSKFSCPDTDSYRFGQHIRKAMLDIQALFKAEKKAVEHAKHVQMENGKKHI from the exons ATGAGCACATCAACTAAAGTGTGGTTG ACCCTAGTAAAGATGTTCTCTGGCCGAAGACCGCTGCTCTACAGTTTCCAAGCCTCCTTACCACGGCTCCCAGTGCCCAGGTTGGAAGATACAATTCACAGG TACCTTGAGTCAGTCCGTCCCCTGCTGGATAGTGAACAGTACAGCCAAATGGAGACTTTGGCCAATGACTTTAAAAATTCCGAAGCAGTCCAGCTGCAGAGATACCTAATCCTAAAATCCTGGTGGGCAACAAATTAT GTAAGTGATTGGTGGGAGGACTACATCTACCTCAGGGGCAGGAGTCCTATCATGGTGAACAGTAATTTCTATATAATG GACCTCTTGTACATGACCCCAACACATCGACAGGCTGCACGGGCAGGGAATGTGGTCCATGCCATGCTGCAGTACAGACGCAAACTGGAGCGTGGTGAACATGCACCG ctgAGGGCTTTGGGGACCGTTCCTATGTGTTCCACTCAAATGGAGAGGATGTTTAACACCACCCGCATCCCTGGGATTGAGACAG ATATGGTGCAGCACCTGACTGACCGTAAGCACCTGCTTGTCTACCACAAGGGCCGTTTCTTCCAAGTGTGGCTGTACACTGGAGGCCGCCACCTCTTACCCAGTGAACTTGAGACACAGTTTCAAAGGATCCTCAATGATACGTCAGAACCCCAGCCAGGAGAACTCAAATTAGCTGCCCTGACTGCAGGAAACAG aGTTCCATGGGCTCGGGCTCGGATGAAATATTTCTCCCAGGGAGTAaacaaagtgtccctggatgCCATTGAGTCAGCTGCCTTCTTCCTGGCACTAGATGAGGAGCCACAGGGTTATGACCCTGCAAAGATGGGTTCACTTGATAGTTATGCCAAGTCCCTTCTTCATGGAAAATGTTATGACAG GTGGTTTGACAAGTCTTTCACCTTGATCTCTTATCCAAATGGAAAAATGGGTATAAATGCTGAACATTCTTGGGCTGATGCACCAATTGTTGGACACATGTGGGAG TTTGTTCTTGCAACAGACTGCTTCCATCTTGGTTATACGGAGGAGGGACACTGTAAAGGGGATGTGAACAAAGGCCTGCCTTATCCCACTCGACTACAGTGGCAGATTCCAAAGGAG TGCCAAGACGCCATTAATACTTCTTACCTATCAGCCAAGCAGATAGCTGACGATGTGGACTTTCATGGCTGTTTGTTTACTGAGTTTGGAAAAGGATTGATCAAGAAGTGCAGAACCAGCCCAGATGCCTTTATTCAGCTGGCCTTGCAGCTGGCACAGTTCAGG GACCAGAGAGTGTTCTGCCTGACATACGAGTCATCAATGACTCGTATGTTCAGAGACGGTCGTACAGAGACAGTACGTTCTTGTACTTCTGAGGCTGTTGCATTCGTCAGAGCCATGGAGGACGCAGGTGCAACG AATGTCCAGAGACTTGCCCTATTTCAGAAGGCAGCAGATAAGCATCAGAACATGTATCGACTGGCAATGACTGGTTCTGGTATCGACCGCCACCTCTTCTGTCTCTACATTGTGTCCAAATACTTTGGTGTCGACTCACCATTTCTTAAAAAG GTGCTTTCAGAGCCCTGGAAGTTGTCTACCAGCCAGACTCCACAACAGCAGCTCAATTTAGTTGACATCAACAAATTCCCTAAATATGTGGGTGCTGGTGGTGGATTTGGCCCG GTGGCTGATGATGGTTATGGTGTGTCTTATATAATTGTTGGGGAAAACCTCATCACATTCCACATCTCCAGCAAATTCTCCTGCCCTGACACA GACTCATATCGGTTTGGTCAGCACATTCGGAAGGCCATGCTTGATATCCAAGCACTTTTCAAGGCAGAAAAGAAGGCGGTGGAGCATGCAAAGCATGTACAGATGGAGAACGGGAAAAAGCACATATGA